A genomic stretch from Gemmatimonadaceae bacterium includes:
- the maf gene encoding septum formation inhibitor Maf, whose protein sequence is MPVRVVLASQSPRRRDLLTLIGIPHDVRPADVDETVLPGEAPIPHCERLACAKAWALAATEPDALVIGSDTIVVIDGDILGKPRSEDEARAMLARLNGRTHIVHTAVAVVYQGRTRSGVESVSVTFRALNAAQMADYVSTGEPMDKAGAYGIQGFGATIVERIDGDYFAVMGLALGRLVRLMAELGVEYHFGPLRCNIGARAWVGGEPPALRVRPAE, encoded by the coding sequence ATGCCGGTGCGTGTTGTCCTGGCATCCCAGTCGCCACGCCGTCGTGACCTGCTGACGTTGATCGGCATTCCGCATGACGTACGCCCTGCGGATGTCGACGAAACAGTGCTCCCCGGCGAAGCACCTATCCCCCACTGCGAACGGTTGGCGTGCGCCAAGGCGTGGGCGCTGGCGGCCACCGAGCCCGACGCGCTGGTGATCGGGTCGGACACGATCGTGGTGATCGACGGTGACATTCTGGGCAAGCCGCGCTCGGAAGACGAGGCGCGCGCCATGTTGGCGCGTTTGAACGGCCGGACGCACATCGTGCATACGGCGGTGGCTGTAGTGTACCAAGGACGAACGAGATCGGGCGTCGAGTCGGTGTCGGTCACCTTTCGTGCACTGAATGCGGCGCAGATGGCCGACTATGTGTCGACGGGCGAGCCGATGGACAAGGCGGGCGCCTATGGTATCCAGGGATTCGGCGCCACGATTGTGGAACGCATCGATGGCGACTACTTCGCGGTCATGGGTCTCGCACTGGGCCGACTGGTTCGACTCATGGCCGAACTGGGCGTTGAATATCACTTCGGACCCTTGCGGTGCAACATCGGCGCACGCGCCTGGGTTGGCGGTGAGCCACCTGCATTGCGCGTTCGTCCGGCCGAGTAA
- the ysxC gene encoding ribosome biogenesis GTP-binding protein YsxC has protein sequence MTDDPLVIRHLEYLGPMATKEGWKPENVLPEIAFAGRSNVGKSSLLNRLMRRKSFARVSNTPGRTREIHFFNVNHTFVLADLPGYGYARISKARKAEWRPLIEGTCRRARTCAVWCCCWTCDGTQPRTIG, from the coding sequence GTGACCGACGACCCCCTCGTCATTCGGCACCTGGAATACCTTGGGCCGATGGCGACGAAAGAGGGATGGAAGCCGGAAAATGTGCTTCCGGAAATCGCTTTCGCCGGGCGTTCCAATGTCGGCAAATCGTCCTTGCTCAATCGGCTGATGCGTCGCAAGTCGTTCGCGCGCGTCAGCAACACGCCCGGCCGCACGCGCGAAATTCACTTCTTCAACGTGAACCACACCTTTGTGCTGGCGGATCTGCCCGGCTATGGCTACGCCCGCATTTCAAAAGCCCGAAAGGCGGAATGGCGTCCGCTCATCGAGGGTACCTGTCGGAGAGCGCGCACTTGCGCGGTGTGGTGTTGTTGCTGGACGTGCGACGGGACCCAACCGAGGACGATCGGGTGA
- a CDS encoding FHA domain-containing protein → MTFVLVSTSGDRRFLIEDGVVLVAGRDISCELPILDAGVSRRQAELRADESGITIVDLDSRNGTWINGTRVKTGRAVPGDAVAFGTVVFTVLERTDADRRPAITGSTLDGSATVVLERAVPSRDTAVAEVAGQRLAKLVTLAQRLGGLTSVEQLLPIIVDDLFGAFDADRVAVLLQGPTGEMELRVVRDAPGGDVERSVPRAIVNGVSERQVALLTHDALEDTRTAGDSVVRQAVRSAMAAPLLGDGQMTLGVAYVDNVRSARAFSEDDLHFLVAFAGIAAAAVEREATASRLRHAAHVRENFERYFSPQLAERIAATSGSMAPGGHRQPVVVLFSDIRGFTAIAESLPPVAMAAQLNEYFGAMVDCVFERDGALDKFIGDALLAYWGAPEPRDDDAMRAVHAARAMQEGLRSLNARWRSEGRPELQAGIAVHCGEAFVGNIGSPRRLEYTIIGDTVNLANKLCARARGSEILITDAMRVALVDGATLVAREDIVLERRADNAMAVWEVLP, encoded by the coding sequence GTGACCTTCGTCCTCGTTTCCACCTCCGGCGATCGACGCTTTCTGATTGAGGATGGCGTCGTGTTGGTGGCTGGTCGGGACATCTCATGCGAACTCCCCATTCTCGATGCCGGTGTCTCCCGGCGTCAGGCCGAGCTGCGCGCCGATGAAAGCGGTATCACGATCGTCGACCTCGACTCGCGCAATGGCACGTGGATCAACGGTACGCGGGTCAAGACAGGTCGAGCCGTGCCAGGCGACGCCGTGGCCTTTGGCACCGTGGTATTCACCGTGCTCGAACGGACAGACGCCGATCGCCGACCGGCGATCACCGGCAGCACGCTGGACGGCTCGGCCACCGTCGTGCTCGAACGCGCCGTCCCCTCACGGGACACTGCGGTGGCGGAGGTTGCCGGTCAGCGACTGGCCAAGCTGGTGACACTGGCGCAGCGACTGGGCGGCCTGACCAGCGTCGAACAGTTGCTGCCAATCATTGTGGACGACCTGTTCGGCGCCTTCGATGCAGATCGCGTCGCGGTGCTGTTGCAGGGTCCCACGGGCGAGATGGAACTGCGCGTCGTGCGCGACGCGCCGGGCGGTGATGTGGAGCGCTCGGTTCCCCGTGCCATCGTCAACGGCGTGTCCGAGCGACAGGTGGCATTGTTGACGCATGACGCGCTCGAAGACACCCGCACCGCCGGCGATTCCGTGGTACGCCAGGCCGTTCGCTCGGCCATGGCCGCTCCGCTCCTCGGCGATGGTCAAATGACGTTGGGGGTCGCCTATGTGGACAACGTACGGAGTGCGCGCGCGTTTTCAGAAGACGACCTGCATTTCCTGGTGGCCTTCGCCGGAATTGCCGCCGCCGCCGTCGAGCGGGAGGCCACCGCCTCGCGCCTGCGTCACGCGGCGCACGTGCGCGAGAACTTCGAACGGTATTTCTCGCCGCAGTTGGCCGAGCGCATCGCGGCCACCAGCGGGTCGATGGCTCCCGGTGGTCACCGGCAGCCAGTGGTCGTGCTGTTCAGCGATATTCGCGGATTCACGGCGATCGCCGAGTCACTCCCGCCAGTCGCCATGGCCGCGCAGCTGAACGAGTACTTCGGGGCGATGGTTGACTGTGTCTTCGAGCGTGATGGTGCACTCGACAAATTCATCGGCGACGCGCTGCTGGCCTACTGGGGTGCGCCCGAACCGCGCGATGACGATGCGATGCGCGCCGTCCACGCGGCGCGTGCGATGCAGGAGGGATTGCGGTCGCTCAATGCGCGGTGGCGCTCCGAAGGACGTCCCGAGTTGCAGGCAGGGATCGCGGTGCACTGCGGCGAGGCATTTGTCGGAAACATCGGCTCGCCGCGACGGTTGGAGTACACGATCATCGGCGATACGGTCAACCTGGCGAACAAGTTGTGTGCGCGCGCCCGCGGCAGCGAGATCCTGATCACCGATGCGATGCGGGTGGCGCTCGTGGACGGTGCGACGCTGGTCGCGCGCGAGGACATCGTGCTGGAACGACGTGCCGACAATGCGATGGCGGTCTGGGAGGTGTTGCCGTGA
- a CDS encoding D-tyrosyl-tRNA(Tyr) deacylase — translation MRILLQRVRRAEVRIRDESSDEALRVSGRIGVGYLLLVGIAPSDTISEAKWLVDKITSLRLFPDAEGRMNRDLREIGGALLVVSQFTLYGDARKGRRPSFIGAAPPDMAGRLYGQLVTLFLDQGLPVETGEFGATMDVELINDGPVTIWLEREAVDRDPP, via the coding sequence ATGCGAATTCTACTGCAACGAGTGCGTCGTGCTGAAGTGCGAATCCGTGATGAGTCGTCGGATGAGGCGCTCCGGGTTTCGGGGCGCATCGGAGTGGGCTATCTCCTGCTGGTTGGCATCGCTCCAAGCGACACCATCAGCGAGGCGAAGTGGCTGGTGGATAAGATAACCTCTTTGCGGCTGTTTCCAGATGCGGAAGGCCGTATGAACCGCGACTTGCGCGAAATAGGCGGGGCGCTGCTTGTGGTGTCGCAATTCACCCTGTACGGCGACGCCCGCAAAGGACGGCGTCCAAGCTTCATTGGCGCGGCGCCGCCAGATATGGCGGGACGTCTGTACGGTCAGTTGGTCACGCTGTTCCTCGACCAGGGGTTGCCGGTGGAGACCGGCGAATTCGGGGCCACCATGGACGTTGAGCTGATAAATGACGGCCCAGTAACGATTTGGCTTGAACGAGAGGCCGTCGATCGTGACCCGCCATGA
- a CDS encoding glycosyltransferase family 9 protein: protein MTHDTNLSPSLPPTRLDRIGIVMMSAVGDAVHVMPLIHALKAHAPASVVTWVLQPGPATLVRGHPLVDEIVPFDRARGWRAFIDVRRALADRPFDVVLALQVYFKAGLVTAFTRSPIKLGFDRARARDMNSVFTSHQIPPHVGQHVQDQYFEFLDALAVPHGAPSWTLGPWNESERQWQQGFLSQFDRPIAPIVVATSKAEKDWMPERWAQVCHVLWHEFGLQPVLVGGRSARELAAEATILRAAPMAHSALGSGLRRLAAILDGAAVALSPDTGPLHLAVALRTPVIGLMGYTNPKRVGPYDFSRDLLIDAYGDPGEDYPLDMSYRHDRMTRITVDDVHAMLVRWQERYSAGRTRNAGGSPPTQARAPMLHRKGPK, encoded by the coding sequence ATGACCCACGATACCAACCTGTCGCCATCGCTTCCGCCGACCCGCCTCGATCGTATCGGCATCGTGATGATGAGTGCCGTCGGCGATGCGGTGCACGTCATGCCGCTGATCCACGCGCTCAAGGCCCATGCACCCGCCAGTGTCGTGACGTGGGTGCTGCAGCCGGGACCGGCAACGCTGGTACGCGGCCATCCCTTGGTCGATGAGATCGTGCCCTTCGATCGCGCGCGTGGATGGAGGGCGTTTATCGACGTGCGTCGGGCCCTCGCCGATCGTCCCTTCGACGTGGTGCTCGCTTTGCAGGTGTATTTCAAAGCCGGTCTGGTGACGGCGTTCACGCGCAGCCCGATCAAGCTGGGATTTGATCGAGCGCGTGCACGTGACATGAATTCCGTGTTTACCAGCCATCAGATTCCCCCGCACGTCGGCCAGCATGTCCAGGATCAGTACTTCGAATTTCTGGACGCACTGGCCGTGCCGCATGGCGCGCCGTCATGGACGCTCGGCCCCTGGAACGAGTCGGAACGCCAGTGGCAGCAGGGGTTCCTGTCACAGTTCGATCGGCCCATCGCGCCGATCGTGGTGGCGACCAGCAAGGCGGAGAAGGACTGGATGCCGGAGCGCTGGGCACAAGTGTGTCACGTGTTGTGGCACGAATTCGGCCTGCAGCCCGTGCTGGTGGGCGGACGATCGGCGCGCGAGCTCGCTGCGGAGGCGACCATCCTGCGCGCCGCACCGATGGCCCACTCCGCACTCGGCAGCGGATTGCGCCGTCTGGCCGCCATTCTCGACGGCGCGGCCGTGGCGCTGTCACCCGATACCGGGCCCCTGCATCTGGCGGTGGCCTTGCGGACACCGGTGATCGGGCTCATGGGGTATACGAATCCCAAGCGCGTCGGCCCCTACGACTTCTCCCGCGACCTGCTGATCGATGCGTACGGCGATCCTGGCGAAGATTATCCATTGGACATGAGCTACCGACACGATCGCATGACGCGCATTACGGTCGATGATGTCCATGCGATGTTGGTGCGATGGCAGGAACGTTACTCGGCCGGACGAACGCGCAATGCAGGTGGCTCACCGCCAACCCAGGCGCGTGCGCCGATGTTGCACCGCAAGGGTCCGAAGTGA
- a CDS encoding PLP-dependent transferase, giving the protein MSDAPHFETLAIRTQAPISPEREHSVPLYLTSSFRFDDAEHARALFAEEVSGNVYSRYANPNTDELVRKLCLMEGGDDGIATASGMAAVFTAIASRVSAGDHVLAARALFGSTHQIFTRILPKWGVQSDYVDGSDHDAWIRGIRPNTRMLFIETPSNPGLELIDLEWLGALAQDRGIDLVVDNCFATPYLQRPLSYGATATVHSATKYIDGQGRVLGGAIIGAEAFIADCRFFARHTGPAMSAFNAWVLSKSLETLAVRMDRHCDNALAIARHFEHHESLASVRYPFLPSHPQHALARRQMSQGGGIVVLVVNGGLESGRQFLDALTMCSHSPNLGDTRTIVTHPASTTHSKLSAAERAAVGISDGLIRVSVGLENASDIIADLERGLAAVSAGLR; this is encoded by the coding sequence ATGTCCGACGCGCCGCACTTCGAAACGCTGGCCATTCGCACGCAGGCACCAATCAGCCCTGAGCGCGAGCATTCGGTGCCGTTGTATCTGACGTCGAGCTTCCGTTTTGACGACGCGGAGCATGCACGCGCGCTGTTTGCCGAGGAAGTCAGCGGCAATGTGTACAGCCGGTACGCGAACCCGAACACGGATGAGCTGGTCCGGAAGCTCTGCCTCATGGAAGGTGGAGACGACGGGATTGCCACCGCGTCCGGTATGGCGGCGGTGTTCACGGCCATCGCGTCACGGGTTTCGGCCGGAGATCATGTGCTGGCCGCGCGCGCGTTGTTTGGGTCGACCCATCAGATCTTCACTCGCATTCTCCCGAAGTGGGGCGTGCAGAGCGATTACGTCGACGGGTCCGATCATGACGCATGGATTCGCGGCATACGCCCCAACACCAGAATGCTGTTCATCGAGACACCGTCCAATCCCGGACTCGAATTGATCGATCTGGAGTGGTTGGGTGCCCTGGCTCAGGATCGCGGCATTGACCTGGTGGTGGACAACTGCTTCGCCACACCGTACCTGCAGCGTCCGTTGTCGTACGGCGCCACGGCCACCGTGCACTCAGCCACCAAGTACATCGATGGCCAGGGGCGTGTGCTGGGCGGTGCGATCATCGGTGCCGAGGCTTTCATCGCCGACTGTCGGTTTTTTGCGCGGCACACGGGTCCCGCCATGAGCGCGTTCAATGCCTGGGTGCTGTCCAAGTCGCTGGAAACGCTTGCCGTGCGGATGGACCGACACTGCGACAACGCACTCGCCATCGCCAGGCACTTTGAGCATCACGAGTCGCTGGCGTCCGTGCGATATCCCTTCCTGCCGTCGCATCCGCAGCATGCGCTGGCGCGCCGCCAGATGTCACAGGGAGGCGGGATCGTGGTGCTGGTGGTGAACGGCGGCCTGGAGTCGGGACGTCAATTCCTTGACGCGCTCACGATGTGTTCACATTCGCCGAATCTGGGCGATACACGCACCATTGTCACGCACCCTGCGTCGACCACGCACAGCAAACTCTCCGCGGCCGAGCGCGCGGCTGTCGGTATCAGCGATGGCCTGATTCGCGTCAGCGTGGGGTTGGAAAATGCGAGTGACATTATCGCCGATCTGGAGCGTGGGCTTGCCGCCGTCTCGGCCGGGCTCCGTTGA
- a CDS encoding NUDIX domain-containing protein: protein MHLLDGRTTRIDAGVIDVVVLAPVSLTNAAEALSRPRSEARWRVLTLRRAPGVRCTGAWELVHGSIETGERPADAARREVWEETGLGVQRLYSIAVNPFYLHQTDTLQMALVFAAIVTPECTVTLGPEHDDCAWRSPRAATKVLAWPREHQAIRYTMHLLRGGDAGAAEDVLLVP, encoded by the coding sequence ATGCACCTGCTCGACGGCCGCACCACACGCATTGATGCCGGCGTCATTGACGTTGTCGTTCTGGCGCCCGTGTCCCTTACGAACGCGGCCGAGGCACTGTCACGGCCGCGCAGCGAGGCTCGCTGGCGTGTGCTGACCCTGCGTCGCGCACCGGGCGTCCGGTGCACTGGCGCCTGGGAACTGGTGCATGGCAGCATCGAGACTGGCGAGCGACCCGCGGATGCCGCGCGTCGTGAAGTATGGGAAGAGACCGGTTTGGGCGTGCAGCGCCTGTACAGCATTGCGGTGAATCCGTTCTATCTTCACCAGACCGACACACTGCAAATGGCGCTGGTGTTTGCCGCGATTGTGACGCCCGAATGCACTGTCACGCTGGGACCGGAACACGACGACTGCGCGTGGCGATCTCCGCGCGCCGCGACGAAGGTGTTGGCCTGGCCACGGGAGCACCAGGCCATTCGCTACACCATGCATTTGCTGCGGGGCGGCGACGCGGGTGCCGCGGAAGACGTGCTGCTGGTGCCGTAG
- a CDS encoding chorismate-binding protein — translation MTPLSDFLARAAPCLADGGLVPVWRDCLLDQCSPVAAYAKLRRGPFGFLLESAPAGETWARYTYLGTEPRGAWRLRDGVVEDWTPTDSWHAARTPADPIADLRDIVRDMRPVDAPELGSFWSGAVGFFAYDVVRHIERLPHAPPRTLNAPDACFVFTDALVVIDNWRGQARVIVSVPIPPGASTDALERLHRHATATLDDTIARLHGPDVLEPLALDAGAPPAVPTSRYTREAFERDVDRIKEYILAGDVFQVLLARRMELLLDFSPTSLYRALRALNPSPYMYHLVLDGLELVGSSPELLVRVADGRITVRPIAGTRPRGRTAEEDQALASELLADEKERAEHVMLVDLGRNDVGRLARYGTVRVTDLMTVERYSHVFHIVSQVEGELSDGSSALDAFRAVFPAGTMTGAPKVRAMEIIDELEPERRGPYAGALGFISAGDTRMDLAITIRTCVIADGIASIQAGGGIVHDSIPAREWEETENKARALLTAIGRVRAAHSGVATASGR, via the coding sequence ATGACTCCGCTTTCCGATTTTCTCGCTCGAGCCGCACCCTGCCTCGCGGACGGTGGCTTGGTGCCGGTGTGGCGCGATTGCCTTCTCGACCAATGCTCCCCGGTCGCCGCGTACGCCAAGCTGCGGCGAGGCCCGTTCGGGTTCCTGCTGGAATCGGCGCCGGCCGGCGAAACGTGGGCCCGCTATACGTACCTCGGGACCGAACCGCGAGGTGCCTGGCGGCTGCGGGACGGCGTCGTGGAGGACTGGACGCCAACGGACAGCTGGCATGCCGCGCGCACACCGGCGGACCCGATTGCCGACCTTCGCGACATTGTGCGCGATATGCGTCCGGTCGACGCGCCGGAACTGGGTTCGTTCTGGAGCGGCGCGGTTGGATTTTTCGCCTACGATGTGGTGCGGCACATCGAGCGCCTTCCCCACGCACCGCCGCGCACGTTGAACGCGCCGGATGCGTGCTTCGTCTTCACCGACGCGCTGGTGGTGATCGACAACTGGCGCGGTCAGGCCCGCGTCATCGTGTCGGTGCCGATTCCGCCCGGCGCGAGCACGGACGCGCTGGAACGCTTGCATCGACATGCCACGGCCACGCTCGATGACACGATCGCGCGGTTGCACGGACCTGACGTCCTCGAGCCGCTGGCGCTCGATGCGGGTGCTCCACCTGCGGTGCCGACATCGCGATACACCCGTGAGGCCTTCGAGCGCGACGTCGACCGTATCAAGGAATACATTCTGGCGGGCGACGTCTTCCAGGTGCTGCTCGCGCGACGCATGGAATTGCTGCTCGATTTCAGTCCGACGTCCTTGTATCGCGCCTTGCGGGCGCTGAATCCGTCGCCCTATATGTACCATCTGGTGCTCGATGGTCTGGAATTGGTGGGCAGTTCTCCCGAGTTGCTGGTTCGCGTCGCTGACGGGCGTATCACCGTGCGTCCGATTGCCGGCACCAGGCCGCGTGGTCGGACGGCCGAGGAGGATCAGGCGCTGGCGTCGGAACTGCTGGCCGACGAAAAGGAGCGTGCCGAGCATGTCATGCTGGTTGATCTGGGCCGCAACGATGTCGGGCGCCTCGCGCGGTACGGTACGGTCCGTGTGACCGATCTGATGACCGTCGAGCGGTATTCTCACGTCTTTCACATCGTCAGTCAGGTGGAGGGAGAACTGTCTGACGGTTCCAGCGCCCTGGACGCGTTCCGCGCCGTCTTCCCCGCCGGCACGATGACTGGGGCGCCCAAGGTGCGTGCGATGGAGATCATCGACGAACTGGAACCGGAGCGGCGTGGCCCGTATGCCGGGGCTCTTGGATTCATCAGTGCGGGCGATACGCGCATGGATCTCGCCATCACCATTCGCACCTGCGTCATCGCCGATGGGATCGCTTCCATCCAGGCCGGCGGTGGCATCGTGCATGACTCCATTCCGGCGCGCGAGTGGGAAGAAACAGAGAACAAGGCACGGGCATTGTTGACGGCGATCGGCCGTGTGCGCGCAGCGCACAGCGGCGTGGCCACTGCCTCAGGGCGCTGA